The following coding sequences are from one Lysinibacillus sp. FSL W8-0992 window:
- a CDS encoding potassium transporter: MTSSKNSAILLLTALVAALLFALYYYLLTPKLEEVEAKERDVSALQQEIASIQEQITALDTVQQSHGVSMLSLRKKVPQTRAIEGVIRNIEEIEAVTGTRVEAVEFNNYDSLVMDSSIIDPNSPANEEQAVTAQQPTENSEQADSEEGDNALPTSTIAKESLPVELKLVTFSIDVVAIDTKAMLEFLKEIEKIERVMKIDTLDITLTGEEAVFEEDADSSIKATIQVTTFYYEGEQ, translated from the coding sequence ATGACAAGCAGCAAAAACTCAGCGATTCTTCTGCTTACCGCATTAGTCGCAGCATTGTTATTTGCACTCTATTACTACTTATTAACCCCTAAATTGGAAGAGGTAGAAGCGAAGGAACGAGACGTTAGTGCACTTCAACAAGAAATTGCATCAATTCAAGAGCAAATTACTGCATTAGATACGGTACAGCAATCACATGGTGTAAGTATGCTATCTTTGCGAAAAAAAGTGCCTCAAACACGTGCCATTGAAGGCGTTATTCGAAATATCGAAGAAATAGAAGCAGTCACAGGAACTCGGGTTGAAGCTGTAGAATTTAATAATTATGATTCACTCGTGATGGACTCTTCGATTATTGACCCAAACTCGCCAGCAAATGAGGAGCAAGCGGTCACAGCACAACAACCTACTGAAAATAGCGAGCAAGCAGATAGTGAAGAAGGGGATAATGCATTACCAACGTCTACTATTGCTAAAGAATCATTACCAGTAGAATTGAAATTAGTGACGTTTAGTATTGATGTTGTTGCTATAGATACGAAGGCAATGCTTGAATTTTTAAAGGAAATTGAAAAAATTGAACGTGTGATGAAAATCGACACATTAGATATTACATTAACTGGGGAAGAGGCCGTATTCGAGGAGGATGCAGATTCATCCATTAAAGCTACCATTCAGGTAACAACCTTCTATTATGAGGGAGAACAATGA
- a CDS encoding PilN domain-containing protein, protein MVPEINLLPNLEKQKSAPILLYIFIIVLVGIVLAFMIIQYFQARGEITKLNAQEIELTSQQEQLQIELDGIRNMNAGSLEQSVQFVNHVAYPVTPLIDETQALLPEQTYLRNYKFGETTIEITADFETMSAISNYLDQLNVSPYFTDIQVGTIENFELSIGEQSEVNLKDKYQELPRYSVTITLAIDFIYLAGGRES, encoded by the coding sequence ATGGTACCTGAAATTAACCTCTTACCGAATTTAGAAAAACAGAAATCAGCACCAATACTCTTATATATATTCATTATTGTACTCGTTGGTATCGTTTTAGCATTCATGATAATCCAATACTTCCAGGCAAGAGGCGAGATTACGAAATTAAATGCACAGGAAATAGAGTTGACGTCCCAGCAAGAGCAGCTACAAATAGAATTAGATGGTATACGAAATATGAATGCAGGGTCACTTGAGCAATCGGTTCAATTTGTCAATCATGTAGCTTACCCTGTGACACCATTAATAGATGAGACGCAAGCATTATTGCCAGAGCAGACGTATTTACGGAATTATAAATTTGGTGAAACAACTATAGAAATTACCGCTGATTTTGAAACGATGTCAGCTATTTCAAACTATCTTGATCAATTAAACGTAAGCCCTTATTTCACTGATATTCAAGTTGGAACAATTGAAAATTTTGAGTTATCGATTGGGGAGCAGAGCGAAGTAAATTTGAAGGATAAATATCAAGAATTACCACGTTATTCGGTAACCATTACGTTGGCAATTGATTTTATTTATTTGGCTGGAGGTAGAGAATCATGA
- the pilM gene encoding type IV pilus biogenesis protein PilM encodes MFKKKKNSHVSIEIKDYVLRALVAKGADPSQWKGYELPLAQGIVEGSIINDEIVLFDMMKNHVAKWAGKKQNARIFVPDTSVLLKSFEHPHDVESKELKSYAEMELGQTIHLPFHEPLIDVYDPTPNDGQAMLFAAPSEEVNKTIGMLLDASLEPQAADIRALCNIRLLEHMQLLELDRTYLIADWSINELSISIYSYGQLEFLRYQSFETNLAKWQPKEQEEFNYSFHLIDDQDNYQLTLTDQILEIDRIMNFFKFSLHKGEKSVDDIFLLGDNPLLPTITEFLSNNFTTPITVLNDAMVQKLFPQFSEKFASLIGLALKEVH; translated from the coding sequence ATGTTTAAAAAGAAAAAGAATTCGCATGTGTCGATTGAAATAAAGGATTATGTTTTGCGTGCGCTTGTGGCAAAAGGTGCTGATCCATCGCAGTGGAAGGGCTATGAGTTGCCATTGGCGCAAGGAATAGTCGAAGGTTCAATAATCAATGATGAAATCGTATTGTTTGATATGATGAAAAATCATGTTGCTAAATGGGCAGGCAAGAAGCAAAATGCTCGTATTTTTGTACCAGATACATCCGTGTTGCTAAAGAGCTTTGAGCATCCGCATGATGTTGAATCAAAAGAGTTAAAAAGCTACGCTGAAATGGAGCTTGGGCAAACGATTCATTTACCATTTCATGAGCCACTTATAGATGTTTATGATCCAACACCGAATGATGGACAAGCGATGTTATTTGCGGCTCCATCAGAAGAAGTAAATAAAACAATCGGGATGTTGCTCGATGCTTCGCTAGAACCGCAAGCTGCCGATATTCGAGCGTTATGTAATATTCGTCTATTAGAGCATATGCAATTACTAGAATTAGACAGAACATATTTAATAGCAGATTGGTCTATAAACGAATTGTCGATTAGTATTTATTCGTACGGTCAACTAGAGTTTTTACGCTATCAATCGTTTGAAACAAACTTAGCAAAATGGCAACCAAAAGAGCAGGAGGAGTTTAATTACTCTTTCCATTTAATAGATGATCAAGATAATTATCAATTGACACTAACGGATCAAATTCTTGAAATTGATCGTATTATGAACTTTTTTAAATTCTCGTTACATAAAGGTGAGAAAAGTGTAGATGATATTTTCCTTTTAGGTGATAATCCTTTATTGCCTACGATTACTGAGTTTCTAAGTAATAATTTCACGACGCCCATTACGGTGTTAAATGATGCTATGGTACAAAAATTATTCCCTCAATTTTCTGAGAAGTTTGCGAGTCTAATAGGGCTGGCTTTGAAGGAGGTACACTGA
- a CDS encoding prepilin-type N-terminal cleavage/methylation domain-containing protein, whose amino-acid sequence MFKKLLNKKLLKNQKGLTLIELLAVIVILAIIAAIAIPAIGNIIENSRYNAAKADALNVINAANIYFTDEGSKDGASVTIKKLLEDNYLENAGVFVSDTASKVDMVSGGNKITGTVKYSGDKTVTFTGATIAGINEDKQKGSKDLTAIIK is encoded by the coding sequence ATGTTCAAAAAATTACTGAACAAAAAACTATTAAAAAACCAAAAAGGTTTAACACTTATCGAGTTACTAGCTGTAATCGTGATTTTAGCAATTATTGCTGCCATTGCCATTCCTGCGATTGGGAATATTATTGAAAATTCGCGCTATAATGCTGCTAAAGCAGACGCTCTTAATGTAATTAATGCGGCTAATATTTATTTCACCGATGAAGGATCCAAAGATGGCGCTTCAGTTACTATTAAAAAGCTATTAGAAGATAATTACTTAGAAAATGCTGGTGTATTTGTATCAGATACAGCTTCAAAAGTTGATATGGTATCGGGTGGTAATAAGATAACTGGAACAGTAAAATACTCAGGAGATAAGACAGTAACATTTACCGGAGCAACTATAGCTGGGATTAATGAAGATAAGCAAAAGGGGAGTAAAGACCTAACTGCAATAATAAAATAA
- a CDS encoding type II secretion system F family protein, giving the protein MTVFRYSGRTKTGTHKKGIIDAVNKKAALEKLRTQGINARELEESKSLLHKELNLGGKVKHQDFVIYCRQYATLIRAGVSIVEATHILGVQTKSKPLKKALEQVEEDIRSGTSFSDAAAKHPKVFPVMFVNMMRSGEATGNVDDTLERLAGTLEKQFKIKKKVQSALTYPAILSVLTIAVGMFLMIFIVPTFMATFEDMDLEMPLLTVIVVSVSDWLVKFWYIVIGMFLLAVILFRYFYNHNQLFHYNVNYVLLRIPVFGVLMQKNVIARMTRTLSSLFSSAVPILHALTIVEKVVGNPVVGKVVLEARENLEKGGTLSEPLEKSWLFPPLVTQMTSIGETTGSLDYMLEKIADFYEDEVDRSVDTLKSLIEPLMILVLAGVVGVIVAAIFLPMFALYESM; this is encoded by the coding sequence GTGACCGTTTTTCGCTACAGCGGACGTACTAAAACTGGTACACACAAAAAAGGAATTATTGATGCAGTCAATAAAAAGGCAGCACTCGAAAAATTACGCACGCAAGGCATTAATGCGCGAGAACTGGAAGAGTCGAAAAGTCTTTTGCATAAAGAATTAAATCTCGGCGGTAAAGTGAAGCATCAAGATTTCGTTATTTACTGCCGTCAATATGCAACGCTCATCCGTGCTGGGGTGTCAATCGTTGAAGCAACACATATTTTAGGTGTGCAAACGAAAAGTAAGCCACTTAAAAAGGCTTTGGAGCAAGTAGAAGAGGACATCCGTAGCGGTACTTCATTTTCAGATGCAGCGGCAAAGCATCCAAAAGTTTTTCCAGTGATGTTCGTTAATATGATGCGTTCTGGAGAGGCGACAGGTAATGTGGATGACACTTTAGAGCGACTAGCTGGTACGTTAGAAAAGCAATTTAAAATAAAGAAAAAAGTGCAATCAGCATTAACTTATCCAGCTATTTTATCGGTGCTAACAATCGCAGTAGGGATGTTTTTAATGATTTTTATCGTCCCAACATTTATGGCAACTTTTGAGGACATGGATTTAGAAATGCCACTATTAACGGTTATTGTTGTCAGCGTGTCAGATTGGTTAGTTAAATTTTGGTATATAGTGATTGGCATGTTCTTGTTAGCAGTCATCCTGTTTAGGTATTTTTATAACCATAATCAGCTCTTTCATTACAATGTAAATTATGTGTTATTACGAATCCCTGTATTTGGCGTTTTAATGCAAAAAAATGTCATTGCTCGGATGACAAGAACATTATCCTCCTTGTTTAGTAGTGCAGTGCCAATATTACATGCACTCACGATTGTTGAAAAAGTTGTAGGCAATCCAGTTGTAGGAAAGGTTGTTTTAGAGGCACGCGAAAATCTTGAAAAGGGTGGCACATTATCAGAGCCATTAGAAAAAAGCTGGCTATTTCCACCTTTAGTAACGCAAATGACATCGATCGGCGAAACAACAGGTTCGCTCGATTATATGTTAGAAAAAATAGCCGATTTCTATGAGGACGAAGTCGATCGCTCGGTCGATACATTAAAATCGTTAATCGAACCATTAATGATACTCGTTTTAGCAGGAGTTGTCGGCGTTATCGTAGCAGCAATCTTCCTACCGATGTTCGCACTCTATGAAAGTATGTAA
- a CDS encoding type IV pilus twitching motility protein PilT — translation MTTSRNIEELLTRSFEEKASDLHLTKGIPPVYRIHGQLEHYGTEPLTSEELQTMVKAILPDHKLQEFHDKGETDFNYSLPGKCRFRVNAYHQRNEMTIAARLIEAKIPSIESLNMPQVLYQLAEKPQGLILVTGPTGSGKSTTLAAMIDYINETKAKHIITLEDPIEYLHTHKKSVINQREVGVDTQSFANGLRAALRQDPDMILVGEMRDYETISTAITAAETGHLVMATLHTSSAPTTIDRIIDVFPPHQQGQIRVQLANVLVGIISQRLFIRKDAKGRIAATEILVQAPSIANLIRNEKVHQIPSVMQTSRALGMHTLESSMQQLIAMGKISLEDARPYMNAGEYQ, via the coding sequence ATGACAACATCGAGAAATATAGAAGAGCTTTTAACACGTTCATTTGAGGAAAAGGCTTCAGACTTACATTTAACAAAGGGGATTCCTCCTGTATATCGCATCCATGGTCAGTTGGAGCATTACGGGACTGAACCGCTTACTTCAGAAGAATTACAAACGATGGTGAAAGCTATTTTACCTGACCATAAACTCCAAGAATTTCATGATAAAGGTGAAACGGATTTTAACTATTCATTGCCCGGGAAATGTCGCTTTCGTGTAAACGCCTATCATCAGCGAAATGAAATGACAATCGCGGCACGTTTAATTGAAGCAAAAATTCCGTCGATTGAATCGTTAAATATGCCTCAGGTGTTGTATCAGCTAGCTGAAAAACCACAAGGACTTATTTTAGTAACAGGTCCAACAGGTTCTGGGAAATCGACGACACTAGCTGCGATGATTGACTATATTAATGAAACGAAAGCAAAGCATATTATTACACTTGAAGACCCAATTGAGTATTTACATACACATAAAAAGTCGGTCATCAATCAACGAGAAGTAGGTGTGGATACACAAAGCTTTGCCAATGGTTTACGTGCTGCGCTACGTCAGGACCCTGACATGATATTAGTCGGTGAGATGCGTGACTATGAAACGATTTCAACAGCCATTACAGCCGCTGAAACAGGTCACTTAGTAATGGCGACATTGCATACAAGTAGTGCACCAACGACGATTGATCGTATTATTGATGTTTTTCCACCACATCAGCAAGGTCAAATTCGTGTGCAGTTAGCGAATGTATTAGTAGGGATTATTTCACAGCGTTTATTTATTCGAAAAGATGCAAAGGGGCGTATTGCAGCAACGGAAATATTAGTACAGGCACCGTCCATTGCTAACTTAATCCGCAATGAAAAGGTACACCAAATCCCAAGTGTAATGCAGACAAGCCGTGCGCTCGGTATGCACACATTGGAGTCATCCATGCAGCAGTTAATTGCAATGGGGAAAATTTCGTTGGAGGATGCAAGACCATATATGAATGCGGGTGAGTATCAGTGA
- a CDS encoding GspE/PulE family protein, producing MAVRTGRKRLGDLLVESGVITNEQLEYALTTKTKEEKLGDFLIKENILTEQQLIEVLEFQLGIPHIHLNQYSISPDLLQLVPAELAKRANIIPIRREKNKLFIAMADPMDYFAIEEVRMATGCQIETSIAAKDDLYRTLTKYYDLQESMEAALQDIGATAGETQVEIEREDSPIVRLVNQIIANGVAQRASDIHFDPQETDLRVRYRVDGVLKTERSLPKHMQSIVLARIKIMGNLNITENRIPQDGRIKTNVNFKPVDIRLSTLPTVYGEKVVMRILDLSNVANAIDQLGFTERNEAFFRKMIAHPNGIMLITGPTGSGKSSTLYAALSNLNEEGVNIITVEDPVEYQLDGINQIQVKEEVGLTFATGLRSILRQDPDIVMIGEIRDLETAQIAVRASLTGHLVLSTLHTNSAVESISRLQDMGVEPFLLSSSLVGIMAQRLVRKVCRDCGETYAFTNHELEIMQKNGIEGVTHGRRGRGCPSCNQTGYRGRMAIHEILPIDRTIKDLILNRSGDSAIRDYMKQEGYYTLLVDGLLKVVEGQTTTSEVLRVANVD from the coding sequence ATGGCTGTAAGAACTGGGCGTAAGCGTTTAGGGGATTTACTTGTTGAATCGGGAGTTATTACGAATGAGCAGCTAGAGTATGCTCTTACGACGAAAACAAAGGAAGAAAAGTTAGGCGATTTTCTAATTAAAGAAAATATCTTAACAGAGCAACAATTAATTGAGGTGCTGGAGTTTCAATTAGGCATCCCACATATTCATTTAAATCAATACTCAATAAGCCCGGATTTACTTCAACTCGTTCCTGCGGAGCTAGCAAAACGTGCAAATATTATTCCGATTCGACGTGAGAAAAACAAGCTATTTATCGCGATGGCAGACCCGATGGATTATTTCGCAATCGAAGAAGTCCGCATGGCGACAGGCTGTCAAATCGAAACAAGTATAGCCGCAAAAGATGATTTATATCGAACACTTACGAAATATTATGATTTACAGGAATCAATGGAAGCGGCATTGCAAGATATTGGGGCAACTGCTGGAGAAACACAAGTAGAAATCGAACGTGAAGATTCACCGATTGTGCGACTCGTCAATCAAATTATTGCGAACGGTGTTGCGCAACGTGCGAGTGATATTCACTTTGACCCACAAGAAACGGATTTACGGGTTCGATATCGTGTAGACGGTGTGCTGAAAACTGAACGGTCTTTGCCTAAGCACATGCAAAGTATTGTACTTGCTCGTATTAAAATTATGGGCAACTTAAATATTACAGAAAATCGTATTCCACAAGATGGACGTATTAAAACAAATGTCAATTTCAAGCCAGTGGATATTCGACTTTCTACGCTACCAACTGTTTATGGAGAAAAAGTTGTCATGCGTATTTTGGATTTAAGCAATGTAGCGAATGCGATAGATCAGCTTGGCTTTACAGAGCGCAATGAAGCATTTTTCCGTAAAATGATTGCGCACCCGAATGGCATTATGCTCATTACTGGCCCTACTGGTTCAGGTAAGTCCTCTACATTGTACGCGGCTTTAAGTAACTTGAACGAAGAGGGCGTCAATATTATTACAGTAGAAGATCCTGTGGAATATCAGCTCGATGGCATTAACCAAATTCAAGTGAAAGAAGAAGTTGGTTTAACATTTGCAACTGGATTACGTTCTATTTTGCGACAAGACCCAGATATAGTAATGATTGGGGAAATAAGAGATTTAGAAACTGCGCAAATTGCTGTGCGTGCCTCCTTAACAGGGCATCTAGTGTTAAGTACATTGCATACAAATAGTGCGGTGGAATCTATTTCTCGTTTGCAGGACATGGGGGTAGAGCCGTTTTTACTATCTTCTTCATTAGTAGGTATTATGGCACAACGCTTAGTGCGTAAAGTATGTCGAGATTGTGGAGAAACCTATGCATTTACGAATCACGAACTAGAAATCATGCAGAAAAACGGCATTGAAGGGGTAACACATGGCAGACGTGGAAGGGGCTGTCCTTCATGCAATCAAACGGGGTATCGAGGGCGTATGGCCATCCATGAAATTTTACCAATCGATCGGACGATTAAAGATTTGATTTTAAATCGTAGTGGAGATAGTGCTATTCGCGACTATATGAAACAAGAAGGCTATTACACGTTACTAGTAGATGGATTGTTAAAAGTTGTTGAAGGACAAACGACTACTTCAGAAGTATTACGTGTAGCAAATGTAGACTAG
- a CDS encoding VanW family protein, which yields MKLYLKLGAIIVGLVVLLALWLPNLIIDRALAKGDGSSIGGVLVKNLEEDAIEVALQEAIRVWQDTPITVEGAGVTTSLDPKLLVFDVASSVAEYRNLTGKPWFAFWEGKRTVHIPLQVIGDEQLTKQLESMGVWEAETTLNEVIAQASYLNNHSIEAIVADTTSMEAERLALSIEQIPTNAKGVLALVNTLNDYIIAPNEPFSLLSVIGEKAEEANSEGLNFVASLIYHTVLQTEFEILERHAQDKKIEYLQQGLDAAVNRALNKDLQFINDANQPSKLKLMIENDSLKVELLAQNKEKEITVRVSKDKIVQPRIITRYSKDLAIGQEEIIQNGQEGVRVEVYRSIMENGSSREELVSRDYYAPINRIVVQSSRQPAVSDGTGDTSNDADLQVDLDGDGLADSPEQPSKNPSTNSNTSNTSGSSNTTSSNDPEIVYGYYDKGGNFVQTSP from the coding sequence ATGAAATTATATTTGAAGTTGGGTGCGATTATAGTAGGTTTAGTTGTGCTGTTAGCTTTATGGCTTCCGAATCTAATCATAGATCGTGCGCTAGCAAAAGGTGATGGCTCCTCAATTGGAGGCGTTTTAGTAAAAAATTTAGAAGAGGATGCAATAGAGGTAGCTTTGCAAGAAGCTATTCGTGTTTGGCAAGATACGCCAATTACTGTTGAAGGTGCAGGTGTAACAACATCACTCGATCCAAAATTGTTAGTATTTGACGTCGCAAGTTCGGTGGCTGAATATCGCAATTTAACGGGTAAGCCTTGGTTTGCCTTTTGGGAGGGAAAACGAACAGTTCATATTCCTTTACAAGTCATAGGGGACGAGCAGCTGACAAAGCAGCTTGAATCTATGGGGGTATGGGAGGCAGAAACAACTTTAAATGAAGTTATAGCGCAAGCATCTTATTTAAATAATCATAGCATTGAAGCAATCGTTGCAGATACGACTTCTATGGAAGCAGAGCGATTAGCATTATCAATCGAGCAAATACCGACAAATGCAAAAGGTGTTTTAGCACTAGTAAATACGTTAAATGACTACATTATCGCTCCGAATGAGCCGTTCTCCTTGTTAAGCGTTATAGGAGAAAAGGCAGAGGAAGCCAATAGTGAAGGGTTAAATTTTGTAGCTTCTTTAATTTATCATACGGTACTGCAAACAGAATTTGAGATTTTAGAGCGCCATGCACAAGACAAAAAGATTGAGTATTTACAACAAGGTTTGGATGCAGCAGTCAATCGTGCATTAAATAAAGATTTGCAATTTATCAATGATGCCAACCAACCGAGTAAGTTAAAACTAATGATTGAAAACGATTCATTAAAAGTAGAATTATTAGCTCAAAACAAAGAAAAAGAAATTACCGTTCGTGTAAGTAAAGATAAAATCGTACAGCCGCGAATCATTACTCGCTATTCAAAAGATTTAGCCATTGGACAAGAAGAGATTATACAAAATGGACAAGAAGGTGTGCGAGTAGAAGTGTATCGATCGATAATGGAAAACGGTAGTTCTAGAGAAGAATTGGTGAGCCGTGATTACTACGCACCAATCAATAGAATTGTCGTTCAATCTTCAAGACAGCCTGCAGTAAGTGATGGTACAGGAGATACTTCAAATGATGCGGATTTACAGGTTGATTTAGATGGGGACGGATTAGCGGATTCGCCAGAACAACCTTCTAAAAATCCATCTACCAATAGTAACACTTCGAATACAAGTGGATCTTCAAATACAACATCGTCGAATGATCCGGAAATTGTTTATGGTTACTACGATAAAGGCGGTAATTTTGTACAAACAAGTCCGTAA
- a CDS encoding type IV pilus modification PilV family protein, giving the protein MKRIKSQRGFSLLEVVASIVLISIILLSFAQIFVQANSTANINNEKLVVINLADAYLERLKATGLEEKKFTNIEDYFKDYPKTVKIIDDPKSPTYTVSIKPSNTNVISNAITTEINQNKINIVVTVTSSKKINNRIISSTTEGYVQIEKK; this is encoded by the coding sequence ATGAAAAGGATAAAATCACAGCGAGGATTTTCTTTATTAGAAGTTGTAGCATCTATCGTATTAATATCTATTATTTTATTAAGCTTTGCTCAAATTTTTGTTCAGGCAAATAGTACAGCAAATATTAATAATGAAAAGTTAGTGGTTATTAATTTAGCAGATGCTTATTTAGAAAGGTTAAAGGCTACAGGGCTTGAAGAAAAAAAATTTACTAACATAGAAGATTATTTTAAAGATTACCCGAAAACAGTAAAAATAATAGACGATCCTAAATCTCCTACCTATACAGTTAGCATTAAACCGTCAAACACAAATGTAATTTCCAATGCAATTACAACTGAAATTAATCAAAACAAAATAAATATAGTAGTAACAGTGACTTCTAGTAAAAAAATAAATAATAGAATAATCTCAAGCACCACAGAGGGGTATGTTCAAATTGAAAAAAAATAA
- a CDS encoding PulJ/GspJ family protein, with product MKKNKLDECGLTLIEVLVTIVLTVTIAIFSFSFLTNSINTQKKIIIENNIRDEADLIMSNLVKNFYTLKENEVRKTEFDDINKKYLIYTSILESSCSKPTSVEYKNNCIITGFTPATVEGRTIMKLNIKNQEYLVSNPYITIHKDSYIKSSTSTNKKVSYHIKLALQYDNKKFSKVYYFENQIQSIPDIKN from the coding sequence TTGAAAAAAAATAAACTTGATGAATGCGGTTTAACGTTAATAGAAGTTTTAGTAACAATAGTATTGACGGTCACTATTGCCATATTTTCTTTCTCCTTTCTCACTAATAGTATAAACACCCAAAAAAAAATAATAATAGAAAACAACATTCGAGACGAAGCTGATTTAATCATGAGTAATCTTGTTAAAAACTTTTATACATTAAAAGAAAACGAAGTACGAAAAACTGAGTTTGATGACATTAACAAAAAATATTTAATCTATACTTCAATACTTGAATCATCATGCTCAAAGCCAACATCAGTTGAATACAAAAATAATTGTATAATCACAGGCTTTACTCCCGCTACTGTCGAGGGAAGAACAATTATGAAATTGAACATAAAAAATCAAGAGTACCTTGTTTCCAATCCCTATATAACAATCCACAAAGATTCATATATAAAGAGCAGCACTAGTACAAATAAGAAAGTAAGTTACCATATAAAGTTAGCGCTACAATACGATAATAAAAAGTTTTCAAAAGTATATTATTTTGAAAACCAAATACAAAGTATTCCGGATATAAAAAATTAG